Genomic DNA from Scylla paramamosain isolate STU-SP2022 chromosome 12, ASM3559412v1, whole genome shotgun sequence:
aggaagcgagttatctttagagggtaggttgtgactgctcccttgtgttgtgagacacaaagggaaacgttcagtgaggtcacagctgggtttaataataagttcacagcacctccagtgctttagacgtcactgagagtaattatcattttggtggGAGAGTCTACTGCTTTCTCCTCCAGGTAAATAcagctaggtaaacacacacacacacacacacacacacacacacacacacacacacacacacacaaacacacacacacacaaatatatatccTTGGAATGTTAAATATTCAACATTGTGCATGGCCATGGAACAGACAGTGAAGTACCAGACAGATGTCATACCTTATTACCACGATTCTTTTGTTGGGGCTTGGGGGATTGGACTTCTTATATGTAGCTGTTGGCAGGTACACATCATAAAGCACCTTCATTCGGGCTTCTTGAGGAATTAAATTTCTGAAGGCCTCCACATCAGTGATTGCAGCATTCAGATTGCAGGATAATAATGCTGCAAAAGTATATAAAATTATTTGTTTGGGACTCAGAAAATTTGCTGTACTATATACAAGAAAGAATTCTGAGAGCATTTCATTATCTTTAGAATCTCTagttgttttcttatatatagcACCCCAGAATTCAATTTGCTTATTTCATATACATCATCTTGTTCACACTATTTCACAGTGGTGTGAAGTTAGATTTTCAAAAAATCTTACTCCTATTGCAACTTAAGAGGAATTTTAAGGTTACaactctcatttttcctcttcccttgtttCTGCAGTACAGTATGTGATTCATAGCATATTGCATTACTATAAGGTAGTATATGAgatgcaaataaaaaataatgtacaTATTAGTTGTGAAATCTCATGAAATAGTACTTTTGACAAAAGATATCATGTTAAATCAGTATTCCCACAAAAACCAAATTCACACATTGCATGCTTGAAATCAATTCCCACTAGAGTGCTAACAAAGTTAATTTCTCTAACAAATGTGTGAGGATTTCCAACAAAAGATCCTTGACTGACTCTACATCCCTGCTATTTCCAATCCCATACTGTTTTCTTAAAATATGCTTCTATTCTTGAAAATAATCTCATGCATTATTAACTTGATAACCTGTCCATAAAggtacttttcctttttcaccttcACACCTAATAAACCATAGTTCTTATAATACATGCGAAGCATTGGTATGCATTAACCTtggtacattatatatatatatatatatatatatatatatatatatatatatatatatatatatatatatatatatatatatatatatatatatatatatatatatatatatatatatatatatatatatatatatataaagaaagcaGCTGACAACACACTGGATGAGAgtgaagtgatggaggaagaagctGATGAGGATATGGCAGCAGGTGTGAGGAGTGGGGTGGTGCGCCCCTCCCACAGGACTCTGGTGCTGCCCCTGGCCAGCTGCTTCTTGGCATCCATCTCAGCCAGTGCATTCTTATACTCTTTCCAAGAAGTAACTCTGGTTCTGAGCTGTTGGTAGACAAATTATAATtttaaataagaacaaaaattattgcagataaaaaagaaatatatttttggAATTATTCTTATTAACACATGATAGTCAGAAATGATCAGCTCAGGGGAGAGAAATTCAGCTACATTCACTCTGAAATCCTAAACATCATCAAGAACAGGTGCATTGCAAAACCTAACTGAATATAAGTTGAGTGGGAAAGAGCTGTTCACTTTGAAATGATATACAATTAAAATGTACTGACTATTATGAATCATAGAAACTAACAtgttacacatttatggatgaaacCTACTCACCTTTACCATAAAACTTGGATATGAATCTCTTCCTTGTTGTCTTGACCTTGGACGtcgtttcctcttccactctGGCCACATACTATAGTCAATCTGATCTCTGTCTTGAGGCTGAGGACTATCACTGTGCCTGTCACTGAATCCCATGTCATAATCAGGACCACTATATCTGTCTCTGGATTCCATTCTGTCTCTGGACCACCTGTCATGCTCAGAATCACCAAATCTATCTCTGAATCTTGTGTCACAGTCTGGATCATTGTAATGACGCCAACTTGAATCATTTGCAGAGTCCTGCCATCCACTCCTGTCTTCTCTCCAGGCATACGAGTCCCTCTGAGATCTAGAATGTTGCCATCTATtgtccctgtccctctctctctccctgtagcCATATGAGTGATAAGAATCGTCCCTTGACTGCCAGTTTGAGTGACGTCCATATGAATCCCATCTAGCATCTCTAGAATGATTCCAGGATTCTTTTCTGTTCCGGTTTTTGTGACTCTGACTTTCATAATGGTAGTGGTGTCGTGTCTCATATACGCTATAGTACTCCAGGGCTTCTATGGATATTCTGTATGACTTTTTTGAAGGAATGGAATTACTAGGAAGTAAGTCAACATGTTCTACATCAACACACATGATTTCACTTCCTGCCATAGTAGGGAACATTTCAATCAGTTCCCTGCGTTTTATCTCATGTGGACTCAGTATTTCTTGACTAGACTGTGATGCTTTTTTCCAAgattctttttccttatctttggAGGAATTGGTGACTGTACTGACTGAAGAACCTGCTCCATTTTTCTCCAATGTGAGAGGATTTACTGCTGCATCTCCAAGACAAGCATAGAGCTCCTCCAAAGCTGCATCTACTGGCTTACATTGTGAGGCACTTTGTGAAGAGTCATCAGTGTGTGAAGCCTTATTTGATCCAAGTTTTAGCTTGGTCCCTTTCCTACTTGCTTGATGTTGGTCAAGTCTAATATCCTTTTCATATTCTGAAAGCATGCATAGTTGgcaattattaaaaaaaataactacaagATAAGGTAATATCTACTATACTGTAATGTTTTCTTATTATATGTCTGACCCATGAGGATGGAATTCCATAGTTATAGTTAATTTTCTGTGCCATACTTGTAAAGATGAGGTGAGGCTGGTGTCGCACAACCTTGCAGCCAGTGCGTGTAAGATGCGAGTACACCAAATACTGATCCAGGTGGTGGGCATCCTGTAAGAGCACTGACTGGGCTTGCTGGAGGCTGAGGGGAAGGCCAtcatacaccacctcaagctctCCCTGCAGATAAGTCAAACATTCATGTCACTATCTTATATAGAGTAAGCAgctggaaaaataaaacttactggcAGAGGCAACAGACAATATTTAACTTTATGGAAACAGTTTTTGCAGAGATATGAAATTTCCAGTCAAgtcttaatgaaggagtgtAAAGGAGGAGGGCTGTTAAGTGCCACTGA
This window encodes:
- the LOC135105614 gene encoding uncharacterized protein LOC135105614 isoform X1, translating into MKIMIAVREVLWEAGSKHGLSCVGAPSARPKLMYAHSVVIPVQNMSHVGFTSGEELLRVRNRDQTLLPSSEKVDEAMGSWMEEKMVESRLQEHRTLLEEPKIARKDQLPTGEWLPESQMVKLTRPGKFWHHMGVETDIGKCLYPEEAVYLIDTGELEVVYDGLPLSLQQAQSVLLQDAHHLDQYLVYSHLTRTGCKVVRHQPHLIFTKYEKDIRLDQHQASRKGTKLKLGSNKASHTDDSSQSASQCKPVDAALEELYACLGDAAVNPLTLEKNGAGSSVSTVTNSSKDKEKESWKKASQSSQEILSPHEIKRRELIEMFPTMAGSEIMCVDVEHVDLLPSNSIPSKKSYRISIEALEYYSVYETRHHYHYESQSHKNRNRKESWNHSRDARWDSYGRHSNWQSRDDSYHSYGYRERERDRDNRWQHSRSQRDSYAWREDRSGWQDSANDSSWRHYNDPDCDTRFRDRFGDSEHDRWSRDRMESRDRYSGPDYDMGFSDRHSDSPQPQDRDQIDYSMWPEWKRKRRPRSRQQGRDSYPSFMVKLRTRVTSWKEYKNALAEMDAKKQLARGSTRVLWEGRTTPLLTPAAISSSASSSITSLSSTLLSCNLNAAITDVEAFRNLIPQEARMKVLYDVYLPTATYKKSNPPSPNKRIVVIRDGSMPTPGQILELTSRFVDGVVMVCAVVKDGEVRLYTFSPITLPPPLQSAS
- the LOC135105614 gene encoding uncharacterized protein LOC135105614 isoform X2, which encodes MGSWMEEKMVESRLQEHRTLLEEPKIARKDQLPTGEWLPESQMVKLTRPGKFWHHMGVETDIGKCLYPEEAVYLIDTGELEVVYDGLPLSLQQAQSVLLQDAHHLDQYLVYSHLTRTGCKVVRHQPHLIFTKYEKDIRLDQHQASRKGTKLKLGSNKASHTDDSSQSASQCKPVDAALEELYACLGDAAVNPLTLEKNGAGSSVSTVTNSSKDKEKESWKKASQSSQEILSPHEIKRRELIEMFPTMAGSEIMCVDVEHVDLLPSNSIPSKKSYRISIEALEYYSVYETRHHYHYESQSHKNRNRKESWNHSRDARWDSYGRHSNWQSRDDSYHSYGYRERERDRDNRWQHSRSQRDSYAWREDRSGWQDSANDSSWRHYNDPDCDTRFRDRFGDSEHDRWSRDRMESRDRYSGPDYDMGFSDRHSDSPQPQDRDQIDYSMWPEWKRKRRPRSRQQGRDSYPSFMVKLRTRVTSWKEYKNALAEMDAKKQLARGSTRVLWEGRTTPLLTPAAISSSASSSITSLSSTLLSCNLNAAITDVEAFRNLIPQEARMKVLYDVYLPTATYKKSNPPSPNKRIVVIRDGSMPTPGQILELTSRFVDGVVMVCAVVKDGEVRLYTFSPITLPPPLQSAS